The following coding sequences lie in one Musa acuminata AAA Group cultivar baxijiao chromosome BXJ3-1, Cavendish_Baxijiao_AAA, whole genome shotgun sequence genomic window:
- the LOC135584935 gene encoding zinc finger protein GIS-like, translated as MGGRETRDFMSVDAFSQLPFLRPAHDKPSSNASGIRLFGVEVPREPHEDPHEPHDAEESSKDLTANTNTGDGGGGGSESGRRFECHYCCRHFPTSQALGGHQNAHKRERHHAKQAQLHPAMVASLHHQPSALDGHGVYGFNYHHQHLHHCRLGFDPAAPPHYSPWRTGASVGARFFMGPGAAAAPITGSPLIRRVPAGVHGGGRTGLIPSSDGVMPLPLIREDVVGVGWSGNAAISSSSSSSQFAYESMQTETVSLDLHL; from the coding sequence ATGGGTGGGCGCGAGACCCGCGACTTCATGAGTGTGGACGCCTTCTCCCAGCTCCCGTTCTTAAGGCCCGCCCACGACAAGCCCTCCTCCAACGCCTCAGGCATCCGCCTCTTTGGCGTCGAAGTACCCCGCGAGCCTCACGAAGACCCCCACGAGCCTCACGACGCCGAGGAATCCTCCAAGGACCTCACCGCCAACACCAACACCGGCGACGGCGGGGGCGGTGGGAGTGAGAGCGGGCGCCGGTTCGAGTGCCACTACTGCTGCCGCCACTTCCCCACGTCGCAAGCCCTTGGCGGCCACCAGAACGCCCACAAGCGCGAGCGCCACCACGCGAAGCAAGCTCAGCTGCACCCGGCCATGGTGGCATCGCTCCACCACCAGCCATCCGCTCTCGACGGCCATGGCGTCTATGGATTCAACTACCACCACCAACACCTACACCACTGCCGTCTTGGATTCGATCCCGCTGCCCCTCCCCACTACTCTCCATGGCGCACCGGTGCCAGCGTCGGCGCTCGTTTCTTTATGGGGCCTGGTGCGGCGGCGGCGCCGATCACCGGGAGCCCATTGATACGGAGAGTTCCGGCGGGCGTGCATGGCGGCGGACGCACGGGTTTGATTCCCAGTAGTGATGGGGTGATGCCATTGCCGCTGATACGAGAAGATGTAGTGGGCGTTGGTTGGAGTGGTAATGCTGCtatttcttcttcgtcttcaaGTAGTCAATTTGCTTATGAGTCGATGCAAACGGAGACCGTGAGTTTGGATTTGCACCTGTAA